CATCGTAGTATCGCCTGGCAAAACTCATGCATGCCCGATGCGGGTTCACCCATTAAGTGAATGCACTTCTCCCCGATCTTGCGCAGCTCTTGAGGATTCGTGAAAGCGAAATTTATCGAGCCAACTATTTTTCTGACCTGGACTTCCTGCTGTCTACCGAGATACAAGGCCGCCCCCTCACGCGCCAATGACCTGCAGTTATCGATCTGGTTGTCTGCAATTGATATCATAATGCTCGGAAGCCCCATATAGCAACGCTCCCAGGCCATAGTCCCCCCCGCCCCCAAGCATAGATCCGCGACGGCCATAAGCTTTGCCATATCAAACGACTGTGCATGGTAGTTCATTTTTGCATGAAAACGGCTGGCTCTTTCCAAATCTGCCATGTAAGGATTGCCGACACCAGCAACAACATTCACGACAATTCCGGACAAATCAACATGCTTAAGTGCCGTCAATGCCATTCCAGTAGCATTATTCTTGTCAACACCTCCAAAGGCGATAAGGATATTTTGAACATGACCGTCACGCCTTCTTAGCCTGCTCCGCTCTTCTAAGAACTCAGGCCTTAAAAAGGCAAACCGTGGACCCAAAAACAGCTTGCAATGGGGAGGCACTAAGTTTTTCCACCGTTCAGCAGCTTTGCAGGTAAGATTTGGATCAAGCAAAAAATCGCATTCATGAGGCCTGTCAAGCTGCCCATCAATTACTGCAAGATTTGCTGGTGCATGATTTTTAACTCGCCTCTCCCAGGAGGCATCAATTCCAAAGTGATCGACTATGAGGCAACTTATCTCTTCTTGTAAAAGAACATTAATAGTTTCATCAGCATCTTTCTTCCAGGAAACACCAAGCCAAGATGCGCAAGATGAACTATTTGCCATATCAATTTGCGAATTGTTACTCTCTTTTTGCACAGACAAAGGAAACCTGTACAATTGAAACCCTTTTTCCTCAATATGTTTGCAAAGATGTCCAGGATGTTCCCGACAAATGAATATTATCCGCGCTCCCTTACGCTGCAATGTCTCGGCAAGGGTCAGGCAACGCATGACATGGCCGGTGCCGATTTGCAGGGATGCGTCAACGCGGATGGCGATTTTCATGTATTGTAGCAATTCTCTGATAAGTTAAAAATATTCAAAAATCATCTATAGTTATGCGTCAGTTCAGACACCAGGCCTTGAGCCGCCCTTCTATTGATCGGTTCATTACGAAGCCTGAATCTATTAATCCGGTTACGAAAAAAAGTTTTTACGCACTTACTAAATTGATATACATAGAAGTCTCTCCAAGAAAGAGATGGCCTTGCCTCATATTCAGTATTATAATCCAAAAAACGCATAGTATTCCAACACACTGATTCAATAATCCTGACCTCTTTGTGGCTCATTAATGTTTTGTACTTGTTAAAATTCTGCTTCATGGTTTGTTTATGGACATTCTTTAATTCATGAAAATTATACTCGGAAATACTCTGCTCCACCCCGGCTGCGCACCCCTGAATATCCATCCCAAAGATTTGAAGTATTGAGTACTCGTGTTGAAGAAGCTGCTCATATGAAACAGAAAATGTCCTACCTTGAACAATCGGGCTATTTACAGCCCTTAAACAACTGTTGCACTCCTTTAGCCAGAGTCGTGCCATATCCAATGCCGACTGATTACCAAAAGGTCTGTTTTGCTGGCTTAAAACGTAGTCCCGAGGGTCACGGTAAAGATGAATGAACCTTGCATGAGGTAATTGATGGGCAATGCTTTCCGCAAAATCAAACAACCATATTTCCTTACAGAAATAACCGGAAAAACCTTTATGCGCAGCGTACTCTCTGTACAACACATCTGTCAGACGTATAACTGACCTTTCGTTTCCATAATAATCAGCATATACATTTGCAATATATTCAGGGGAAAAGACTATCTCCCAGGGTACTGCTCTTTCATAGCAACAACGCAGGGCATATCTTATTGTGCTCATCCATTTAGCGTCATCTGAAAATGGACCCATCAATGGTTCCCAGTAGCCTAAAGTCCTCAAAATAGTGGCTGGAGGAACACTGCATAAATTATCTGCGTATTGACATATTCTATGCCTAAGCAGATTGCTTCCGCTACGCTCTGAAGATAATAAATAAATACTTACAGATGGTTGACCCATTTTTTTATCTCAGTCAAAATTTTACCTAACGTCGGTCTTGGCTATTAAAAGACGCTCAGCCATTGCCAAGTCTTCGTGTTCATCAATATCTATTGCTTCATATGATTTAAGGATGTAGCCAGACCTGGACATGGTCCATACAGGGCCTTGGGCATCAAGAAATGCTTGACTTCTCATCCAGTGAAATGCGCCCGCAGGAGCAAAAAAGCTGGGCAACTGCTGCCCCTTTTTGGTGAAGTGCTCAGGAAAGGCAGGAAAAAGTACATTCTTTTCATATGAGAGGGCTTTGAAAGGATGAGGCTTGAACTTTTGGATCGCCAGAACGCAATCGACATTTCTGGTTGAGAGCAATGCATGGCTTTCCACAAGGTGCCTCGGCTCAAGCAGTATCGCTGTCGGATAGATAATGCAAAAGCAACCCGGCAACTCTCCAGCTCTTTCCAAACTCGCCAATGTATGCCTGACAACCTGGTGCACTGTGGCTTGGTCCGTTGCGAGTTCAGAAGGCCGGGGCACAACTTCCGCTCCGCACTTAGTCGAAATATCTGCAATTTCGTTATCTTCCGTGGAAACCAATACCCGCTCAAAGACCTTGCTCTGAAGCGCTGTGCTGATTGGGTAAGCTATCATGGGTTTGCCCATGACGCTTTTGATGTTTTTACCAGGTAAACGTTTTGATCCCCCCCTGGCAGGTATTAAGGCTATACAGTTCATGGCTCGTCCAAGTCGGCAAATGATAGTCTGTGGCCTGCCTGCAAATCTTTAGAATAAACATAATTCTGCAAAGACTCAAAAATGTGAGGGGCAATCCCGTACCCTGGCCTGCGAAATTCAATATCCTCCAGCGAAACAGTCTTTCCTTTGCCTACTGCTTGTTTGACAAAGGCGCTTCTTCGTCCCCTGAGCCTGTCTTTTCTTTGTTCAGGATGCAAAACCCGCCTTGTTGTCCCCATTGCTATTTCCACATCCCTGACAGTCTTGATGAAATGTTCCATTTCACCTGGCTCCAGGGAAAAAATATGTTCAATGCTTCGAGTGGTCCGGTCCATTGTGATTGTTTTTTCAACAAGATTCGCACCCAGGGCCACCGCGGCAACATCCATTTCCCAGCCCGGGGTATGATCTGAATATGCAATTGCGTAATTCGGGAACATCCTTTTAAGAGTCGAGATAAAATTCAAATTAATGCTTTCCAGTCTTGCTGGATAGCCTGAAGGGCAGTTATGAATTATTATCTTTTCGTTCCCCTCTGATCTACATACTTCGACAGCGTCCTCCAACTCTCCAACCGTAGCATTTCCTGTATCCAGCTGGATGCACATGCCGGTCTTAGCTGCTGTTCGAATCAAGGGCCAGTGATTTATGTCAGCCGAAGCTATTTTGATGGAGTGACAACCAAGTTCTACCAGCAAATTGATATCTTCCTCAAATCCAACTGTAGCAAAGAAAGCAAGATCAAGCTCGTCACTATACCTCTTTACTTCAATCCATTCCTCACGATGTAGGCATCT
This genomic interval from Desulfonatronovibrio hydrogenovorans DSM 9292 contains the following:
- the pseG gene encoding UDP-2,4-diacetamido-2,4,6-trideoxy-beta-L-altropyranose hydrolase; the encoded protein is MKIAIRVDASLQIGTGHVMRCLTLAETLQRKGARIIFICREHPGHLCKHIEEKGFQLYRFPLSVQKESNNSQIDMANSSSCASWLGVSWKKDADETINVLLQEEISCLIVDHFGIDASWERRVKNHAPANLAVIDGQLDRPHECDFLLDPNLTCKAAERWKNLVPPHCKLFLGPRFAFLRPEFLEERSRLRRRDGHVQNILIAFGGVDKNNATGMALTALKHVDLSGIVVNVVAGVGNPYMADLERASRFHAKMNYHAQSFDMAKLMAVADLCLGAGGTMAWERCYMGLPSIMISIADNQIDNCRSLAREGAALYLGRQQEVQVRKIVGSINFAFTNPQELRKIGEKCIHLMGEPASGMHEFCQAILR
- a CDS encoding sulfotransferase codes for the protein MGQPSVSIYLLSSERSGSNLLRHRICQYADNLCSVPPATILRTLGYWEPLMGPFSDDAKWMSTIRYALRCCYERAVPWEIVFSPEYIANVYADYYGNERSVIRLTDVLYREYAAHKGFSGYFCKEIWLFDFAESIAHQLPHARFIHLYRDPRDYVLSQQNRPFGNQSALDMARLWLKECNSCLRAVNSPIVQGRTFSVSYEQLLQHEYSILQIFGMDIQGCAAGVEQSISEYNFHELKNVHKQTMKQNFNKYKTLMSHKEVRIIESVCWNTMRFLDYNTEYEARPSLSWRDFYVYQFSKCVKTFFRNRINRFRLRNEPINRRAAQGLVSELTHNYR
- the pseF gene encoding pseudaminic acid cytidylyltransferase translates to MNCIALIPARGGSKRLPGKNIKSVMGKPMIAYPISTALQSKVFERVLVSTEDNEIADISTKCGAEVVPRPSELATDQATVHQVVRHTLASLERAGELPGCFCIIYPTAILLEPRHLVESHALLSTRNVDCVLAIQKFKPHPFKALSYEKNVLFPAFPEHFTKKGQQLPSFFAPAGAFHWMRSQAFLDAQGPVWTMSRSGYILKSYEAIDIDEHEDLAMAERLLIAKTDVR
- a CDS encoding N-acetylneuraminate synthase family protein, whose product is MPVTIGNKTIGDTHPCFITFEAGPTHDGLESAKRLVKLAAEAGADAVKFQIFDPDKLVADKQMTRPYEILVDRETGETEIITETLYDILSRRCLHREEWIEVKRYSDELDLAFFATVGFEEDINLLVELGCHSIKIASADINHWPLIRTAAKTGMCIQLDTGNATVGELEDAVEVCRSEGNEKIIIHNCPSGYPARLESINLNFISTLKRMFPNYAIAYSDHTPGWEMDVAAVALGANLVEKTITMDRTTRSIEHIFSLEPGEMEHFIKTVRDVEIAMGTTRRVLHPEQRKDRLRGRRSAFVKQAVGKGKTVSLEDIEFRRPGYGIAPHIFESLQNYVYSKDLQAGHRLSFADLDEP